The following are encoded together in the Deltaproteobacteria bacterium genome:
- a CDS encoding DEAD/DEAH box helicase, which yields MTFGLMENQKPSIKNAIYAPIALTAQSTVPFVAHLHLFTETLLIDNQLEENVVLTTGAAILRFDYGGTLIRMSDSRTRFFRNSDAGIQSIERDIAAEQEVQRLIESFGAIETACLNESSSYSGNADYIINTEADMHALCTFTSYAIPQLRAYGIKVDIDPNYHWQTVDAQRAWYASIDKETPGWLNLELGIDVDGQKQNLLPILLTLIDKAPADLELNALAHSARRLVGLKIGINRYLTIAPKRLLKILRVLIELNQGHKTNDSRLLVNNLQIAGLKNLERIFSEENDSITINANAFIKRQANAFKSLGQQPAWTPAGLQTTLRPYQRAGLAWLTALAEQQVGGILADDMGLGKTLQVISHLLVLRDAKQLITPALVVTPTSLVKNWQRELQRFAPTLRTIISHGPQRNDLWQRAKHCEVVLTTYPIVLRDQNILSELNFSLLVLDEAQIIKNSRSQIHQAVKTLPATRRLCLSGTPIENNLQELWSLFDFAVPGLLGSQNVFRDHFALPIEQGGCNERLIALRNRVAPFILRRHKRDVAPELPPKTEIVRPVELTDDQRDLYETIRLAAHDQIRKAVNERGMAGATITILDALMKLRQVCCDPRLLRLDAARTVSTSAKYDLFFDIVTAQLEQNHRVLVFSQFTTMLALLAKGLSERGIRHAILTGATNDRQAQVDIFQHRRAEVFLISLKAGGTGLNLTEADTVIHYDPWWNPAAQAQATDRAYRIGQLRPVFVYNLIAAGSVEERILALQRQKQELANNILHNTDPSKRIFSADEVQTLLAPLDTEPAYKNETLISHWAKRHNNIRLKTRPQLTRMRIKYDEN from the coding sequence ATGACTTTCGGCCTCATGGAAAACCAGAAGCCCTCTATTAAAAACGCAATCTATGCACCTATTGCATTAACTGCACAAAGTACTGTGCCTTTTGTAGCTCATCTTCACCTTTTTACTGAAACGTTGCTAATTGATAATCAATTAGAAGAAAATGTCGTGTTAACCACCGGAGCTGCTATTTTGCGTTTTGATTATGGTGGCACTCTCATTCGTATGAGTGATTCACGAACGCGTTTTTTTCGTAATAGCGATGCCGGTATACAATCAATAGAACGAGATATCGCTGCTGAACAAGAGGTACAGCGCTTAATCGAAAGCTTTGGTGCCATTGAAACTGCTTGTCTTAATGAGTCTAGCAGTTACAGCGGTAATGCCGACTATATAATTAATACTGAAGCCGATATGCACGCGCTTTGCACCTTTACCTCATATGCCATCCCACAGCTACGCGCTTATGGTATCAAAGTTGATATTGATCCAAATTACCACTGGCAAACTGTAGATGCTCAACGTGCTTGGTATGCAAGTATTGATAAAGAAACACCAGGGTGGTTGAATCTTGAACTTGGTATCGATGTTGATGGACAAAAGCAAAACTTACTACCTATTTTACTTACCCTGATTGATAAAGCTCCGGCTGATTTAGAACTTAATGCTTTAGCACACTCTGCTCGGCGTTTAGTTGGTCTTAAAATCGGCATAAATCGCTATTTAACCATTGCTCCTAAACGACTCTTAAAAATTTTAAGAGTGCTCATAGAATTAAATCAAGGACATAAGACTAATGACTCACGATTATTAGTTAATAACCTGCAAATCGCTGGTTTGAAAAACCTTGAACGTATCTTTAGTGAGGAAAATGATAGTATTACCATCAATGCCAACGCATTTATAAAACGTCAAGCAAATGCATTTAAATCGCTTGGGCAACAGCCAGCTTGGACACCTGCAGGTTTGCAGACAACTTTGCGACCATATCAGCGGGCTGGCTTAGCTTGGCTTACTGCTTTAGCTGAGCAACAAGTTGGTGGAATTCTCGCTGATGATATGGGCCTTGGCAAAACCTTACAGGTTATTTCTCACTTGTTAGTATTACGAGATGCTAAGCAATTAATAACACCTGCATTAGTAGTTACCCCAACGAGCTTAGTAAAAAACTGGCAGCGCGAGCTTCAACGTTTTGCCCCAACCTTAAGAACTATTATCAGTCACGGTCCTCAACGAAACGATTTATGGCAACGTGCTAAGCATTGTGAGGTAGTACTTACAACTTACCCGATAGTATTACGTGACCAAAATATTCTCAGTGAGCTTAATTTTTCACTATTAGTATTAGACGAAGCTCAAATTATTAAGAACTCACGAAGCCAAATTCATCAAGCCGTAAAAACTCTGCCTGCTACACGAAGACTTTGTTTATCGGGCACTCCGATTGAAAATAATTTACAAGAGTTGTGGTCACTATTTGATTTTGCCGTACCGGGTTTATTAGGTTCACAAAATGTTTTTCGTGATCATTTTGCCCTCCCTATTGAACAAGGTGGTTGTAATGAACGGCTAATAGCTTTACGTAATCGTGTAGCACCTTTTATTTTACGCCGCCATAAACGTGACGTCGCCCCCGAATTGCCACCTAAAACTGAAATCGTTCGACCTGTTGAATTAACGGATGATCAACGAGACCTCTATGAAACTATTCGCTTAGCCGCTCATGATCAAATTCGCAAAGCGGTAAATGAACGTGGGATGGCCGGAGCAACCATAACCATTCTTGATGCCTTAATGAAACTGCGGCAAGTGTGTTGCGATCCGCGATTGTTGCGCCTTGATGCCGCGCGCACGGTAAGCACTTCGGCTAAATATGATTTATTTTTTGACATTGTTACAGCTCAACTTGAACAAAATCATCGTGTTTTAGTCTTTTCACAATTCACTACTATGTTGGCTCTGCTTGCCAAAGGATTATCAGAACGCGGTATTCGTCACGCTATTCTCACTGGCGCAACTAACGATCGCCAAGCGCAGGTTGATATTTTTCAACATCGACGCGCCGAAGTATTTCTAATTAGCTTAAAAGCTGGCGGTACCGGTTTGAATCTTACTGAAGCAGATACTGTGATCCACTATGACCCCTGGTGGAATCCGGCAGCACAAGCACAAGCTACTGATCGCGCCTATCGCATAGGCCAATTACGTCCGGTGTTCGTTTATAATTTAATCGCCGCTGGTAGTGTTGAAGAACGTATCTTAGCTCTGCAAAGACAAAAACAAGAATTAGCCAACAATATTTTACATAACACTGATCCCAGCAAACGGATATTTTCTGCTGATGAAGTACAAACATTATTAGCACCGTTAGATACTGAACCTGCTTATAAAAATGAAACATTAATAAGTCACTGGGCAAAACGGCATAACAATATTCGTCTTAAAACACGACCTCAACTTACTAGAATGCGTATTAAATATGATGAAAATTGA
- a CDS encoding ammonium transporter, translating to MDTGNTAWMLVSSALVLLMTPGLAFFYGGLTGTKNVLNTIMMSLIAICVVGIVWAIGGYSLAFADGNAIIGGLDYLGLTGVGAEAKSGMSIPHSVFMAFQMMFAIITPALISGAIIGRMKFTAYTVFLVLWSLLVYVPLAHWVWGGGFIAKLGALDFAGGTVVHVSAGFSALVAAIILGRRHGHRVHPHKPHNIPFVALGAALLWFGWYGFNAGSALAADGIAGLAFVNTTLGAFGAMATWAALEMIRNGKPTAVGVATGAVVGLVTITPAAGFVMPMYAILIGIIGATVSFFTIQAMGKTKVDDSLDVFACHGMGGLVGSLLTGVFATKAANAAGADGWLYGNFSLVIKQIIAVVAGIGLAMVMTTVILVVLKLFVYIRVNNEDEQIGLDMSLHGESAYETGYGSGNFGEHAMHESQADSLTAKPLITKKTLSSAES from the coding sequence ATTGACACCGGAAATACCGCGTGGATGTTGGTGTCCTCGGCCTTGGTATTATTGATGACTCCTGGGCTTGCCTTTTTTTATGGCGGACTTACTGGTACTAAAAATGTCCTCAACACCATAATGATGAGTCTCATCGCAATCTGTGTTGTTGGTATTGTTTGGGCCATTGGTGGTTATTCGCTCGCATTCGCTGATGGCAATGCCATCATTGGCGGCTTAGATTACCTTGGCCTTACTGGCGTTGGTGCCGAAGCTAAAAGTGGCATGAGCATACCACATTCTGTCTTTATGGCATTTCAAATGATGTTTGCCATCATCACTCCGGCATTAATTTCTGGCGCTATCATTGGCCGTATGAAATTTACTGCTTATACGGTTTTTCTCGTTTTATGGTCACTGCTTGTTTATGTGCCTCTGGCACATTGGGTATGGGGCGGTGGTTTTATTGCTAAGCTTGGTGCCTTAGATTTCGCTGGCGGTACTGTAGTTCATGTTAGCGCTGGTTTTTCTGCGCTTGTTGCTGCAATCATTTTAGGTAGACGACATGGTCACCGTGTGCATCCACACAAACCACACAATATTCCGTTTGTGGCTTTAGGTGCAGCTTTATTGTGGTTTGGCTGGTATGGTTTTAATGCTGGCTCTGCCTTGGCTGCAGATGGCATTGCCGGACTTGCCTTTGTAAATACTACTCTTGGAGCTTTCGGGGCCATGGCAACATGGGCTGCATTAGAAATGATCCGCAACGGTAAACCTACAGCAGTTGGTGTTGCAACTGGTGCGGTTGTTGGTTTGGTAACAATTACACCCGCGGCCGGTTTTGTTATGCCAATGTATGCCATTTTAATTGGTATTATTGGCGCAACGGTAAGCTTCTTTACTATTCAAGCTATGGGTAAAACTAAAGTTGACGATAGTCTCGATGTTTTTGCCTGCCATGGGATGGGTGGTTTAGTTGGTTCATTACTTACTGGTGTATTTGCTACTAAAGCTGCTAATGCAGCAGGGGCTGATGGTTGGCTATATGGCAATTTCTCATTAGTGATTAAGCAAATTATCGCAGTAGTTGCTGGCATTGGCTTAGCTATGGTTATGACGACAGTAATTTTAGTAGTGTTAAAATTATTTGTTTATATTCGCGTTAATAATGAAGATGAGCAAATTGGTCTTGATATGAGCCTACATGGTGAAAGTGCCTATGAAACCGGGTATGGTAGTGGCAATTTTGGTGAACATGCTATGCATGAATCACAGGCCGATTCGTTAACTGCAAAACCGTTAATTACAAAAAAGACCTTATCATCGGCTGAATCTTGA
- a CDS encoding GAF domain-containing protein, which translates to MSDKQTPASADRFLELFEEGKRFTQELLKENEKLRFIIAKLRDEKTDLEQQLQVNNNPTLAEKTQNLENIVTQLRDELEIIRKQFNSVEGENRKFAERYLRLERQNSDLLSMYVATYRLHSTLDFSEVVNTVKEIIINLIGSEAFGIYLFDENQQNLTLIASEGLEKHKNNETLELDNNITKIALTRKIWVTPAEKVTKTQTEQPIAAIPLKIDQRTIGVIALFSLLSQKDAFGSVDYELFELLGGHAATALYVANLYALSERKRNTLEGFIGLLKS; encoded by the coding sequence ATGAGTGATAAACAAACTCCAGCATCAGCTGATCGTTTTCTTGAATTATTTGAAGAAGGTAAACGTTTTACTCAAGAATTACTTAAAGAAAACGAAAAACTTCGTTTTATTATTGCTAAACTTCGCGATGAAAAAACCGATTTAGAGCAACAATTACAAGTTAATAACAATCCAACCTTAGCTGAAAAAACACAAAATTTAGAGAATATTGTCACCCAACTACGTGATGAACTCGAGATCATCCGTAAACAATTTAACTCGGTAGAAGGTGAAAACAGAAAATTTGCTGAGCGTTATTTACGCCTTGAGCGACAAAATTCAGATCTGCTATCAATGTATGTCGCAACTTATCGTTTACATTCTACTCTCGATTTCTCAGAAGTCGTTAACACCGTAAAAGAAATTATTATCAATCTCATTGGTTCTGAAGCATTTGGCATATATTTATTTGATGAAAATCAACAAAACTTAACCCTGATTGCAAGCGAAGGTCTTGAAAAACATAAAAATAATGAAACGTTAGAACTGGATAATAATATTACCAAAATTGCATTAACCCGAAAAATTTGGGTTACTCCTGCAGAAAAAGTAACTAAAACGCAAACCGAACAACCCATTGCAGCCATTCCACTGAAAATTGATCAACGGACCATTGGTGTTATTGCTTTATTTAGTTTGCTCTCGCAAAAAGACGCCTTTGGTTCGGTTGATTATGAATTATTTGAATTGCTCGGTGGGCACGCTGCTACTGCCTTGTACGTGGCTAACCTCTACGCCCTGTCTGAACGTAAACGCAACACCCTCGAAGGATTTATTGGCTTGCTAAAATCTTAA
- a CDS encoding response regulator, whose amino-acid sequence MKTVLIADDSRTFRALEQAFLVQRGFRVIQAGDGAEALRLVYSEKPDLILLDIQMPVMDGASVLATLKSNQSTKTIPVIVITTIGRDKDREIMLRGGADDFISKPINGAELLKKVKRLLE is encoded by the coding sequence ATGAAAACGGTGTTGATCGCCGATGACTCCAGAACTTTTCGAGCTCTTGAGCAAGCATTTTTAGTGCAACGTGGTTTTCGTGTAATACAAGCAGGAGATGGGGCAGAAGCATTACGTTTAGTTTATAGCGAAAAGCCCGATCTTATTTTATTAGATATTCAAATGCCAGTAATGGATGGTGCTTCGGTATTAGCTACATTAAAATCAAACCAATCAACAAAAACCATACCAGTGATTGTTATTACCACTATTGGGCGTGATAAAGATCGAGAGATTATGTTACGTGGCGGAGCAGATGATTTTATTTCAAAACCGATCAATGGCGCTGAATTATTAAAAAAAGTAAAACGGTTATTAGAATAG
- a CDS encoding tetratricopeptide repeat protein, with protein MANDSVVVTFARLVEYIAKKFLRGEVTLAELMQLDEKEIEVIFLMGHYLYNYGKYQPALNIFSVLTLYKPFVSRYWRAAGAANQALKKYKEAIVAYDMALTTNFNDVVSYTYRGESKISSGHLKEGITDLMRAVEIGAPLGYYAQWVNRAKAILKVHGIEV; from the coding sequence ATGGCAAACGATAGTGTTGTTGTTACTTTTGCTCGTTTAGTTGAATATATTGCAAAAAAATTTTTACGCGGCGAAGTAACTCTCGCCGAACTAATGCAGCTAGATGAAAAAGAAATAGAAGTAATTTTTTTAATGGGGCACTATCTTTATAATTACGGTAAATATCAGCCCGCTTTAAATATTTTTTCTGTTTTAACCCTGTATAAACCTTTTGTTAGTCGCTATTGGCGTGCTGCTGGTGCTGCTAATCAGGCACTTAAAAAATATAAAGAAGCGATAGTGGCTTATGATATGGCACTTACTACTAATTTTAATGACGTAGTCAGCTATACCTACCGTGGTGAATCAAAAATTTCTTCAGGCCATCTTAAAGAAGGCATTACTGATTTAATGCGTGCTGTCGAAATTGGTGCTCCTTTAGGCTATTATGCTCAGTGGGTTAATCGAGCTAAAGCCATTTTAAAAGTACATGGTATCGAAGTCTAA
- a CDS encoding AarF/ABC1/UbiB kinase family protein, with the protein MDEQNQLLISLLKAQLLDNEIEEVPTSTLGRLGRTASAALRAGVAINDSRKRVINTDDDQEEIDEEAIIALVTSLAELKGVAMKVGQVLSYSDVALPPKLKAALSVLQTHAKPMSSAQARIIIKKALSDNPDNADEILDSIETTPIAAASIGQVHRARLYNGTIVAVKVQYPNIERAIAADFGPAAVGTRFASLIYRNAKMHNVIEEARTRFLQECNYLCEARGQQRFGFIYKNHPVIIIPEVHINYCARNVLTSTFIDGLYLNDFVATNPSPKVRNSIGQALFEYYVNTLFQHRLYNCDPHPGNFLFRQDGTVAMLDYGCIREFDMSFVAKLSALTIATQNDDRDALNEAFVALGMVKHYRTYDFEAARALTRSLFGPMLQPGIRKIDLEQTHSMRQLIQNKQNLMQLTIPGEFLFLFRVRLGLMSILATLGAEVDWFALEQQYCKMKGIFK; encoded by the coding sequence ATGGACGAGCAAAACCAACTTCTTATATCGCTGCTCAAAGCTCAGCTACTTGATAACGAAATCGAAGAAGTGCCAACTTCTACTTTAGGCCGACTTGGGCGTACAGCCTCTGCAGCCTTACGAGCTGGTGTAGCTATTAATGATTCTCGCAAGCGTGTAATAAATACCGATGATGACCAAGAAGAAATTGATGAAGAAGCAATTATAGCTTTAGTCACTTCGCTTGCAGAACTTAAAGGCGTGGCCATGAAAGTCGGTCAGGTCTTAAGTTACTCTGATGTAGCATTGCCGCCTAAATTAAAAGCCGCGCTTTCAGTTTTGCAAACACATGCCAAACCAATGAGTAGTGCCCAAGCGCGAATTATCATTAAAAAAGCACTCTCAGATAATCCTGATAATGCCGATGAAATTCTTGATTCAATAGAAACAACCCCAATAGCTGCCGCCTCTATAGGTCAAGTACATCGTGCTCGTTTATACAATGGCACTATTGTTGCGGTTAAAGTGCAATATCCAAACATCGAACGCGCCATCGCCGCTGATTTTGGACCTGCCGCTGTTGGTACTCGTTTTGCTTCACTAATTTATCGTAATGCTAAAATGCATAATGTTATTGAAGAGGCGCGTACTCGTTTCTTACAAGAATGCAATTATCTTTGCGAAGCTCGAGGGCAACAACGTTTTGGTTTTATTTATAAAAATCATCCAGTCATTATTATACCAGAAGTCCATATTAATTATTGTGCCCGCAATGTATTAACCTCAACTTTTATTGATGGGCTTTACTTAAACGATTTTGTCGCTACTAATCCATCACCAAAAGTAAGAAATTCTATTGGGCAAGCTTTATTTGAATACTACGTCAACACTCTATTTCAGCATCGCCTTTATAACTGTGACCCACATCCTGGTAATTTTTTATTTCGTCAAGACGGCACGGTTGCGATGCTTGATTATGGGTGCATACGTGAATTTGATATGTCTTTTGTTGCTAAGTTATCCGCGCTTACCATAGCCACACAAAATGATGATCGTGATGCTTTAAACGAAGCCTTTGTTGCTTTAGGTATGGTCAAACATTATCGCACCTATGACTTTGAAGCCGCTCGCGCTTTAACCCGCTCTTTATTTGGTCCGATGCTGCAACCTGGAATTCGAAAAATCGACCTCGAACAAACTCATTCTATGCGCCAACTAATACAAAATAAACAAAACCTGATGCAGTTAACTATTCCTGGCGAATTTCTCTTTCTCTTTCGTGTACGTCTGGGATTAATGTCTATTCTTGCAACCTTAGGGGCTGAAGTTGATTGGTTTGCCTTAGAACAACAATATTGCAAAATGAAGGGTATCTTTAAATAA
- a CDS encoding HD domain-containing protein — MTLISSESILFIDDEQPVRVAFARIVKFHGFNIDLAADHNEARELVSKNSYAVIATDYRMPEVDGLTLIEELKQHQPNASYMLVSGECDLTLAMQAVNEHGVSYIVTKPWDADELKVLLNKAITTHQEKVLQSRVQQSVVGQSRSFEEQKRRLQEALLRSETFLAEILLNALDLRHHETRAHCRRVATYSRMLAEQMGVAGSALQSIYQGSLLHDIGKIGVPDSILLKPGPLDAEEWAIMRQHSSNGAKLLEGFESLAGAREIVLQHHERWDGTGYPGGLAGKSICIGARIFAVADALDAMLSERPYREPMSFAAAKKQLTLNSNSQFDADAVAAFLAICEQQWLEVRKQFVDELYNSKSSSSEAA; from the coding sequence ATGACCTTAATTTCATCTGAAAGTATTCTTTTTATCGATGATGAACAACCTGTAAGAGTCGCTTTTGCCCGCATAGTTAAATTTCATGGATTTAACATAGATCTAGCAGCAGATCACAATGAAGCGCGTGAACTGGTAAGCAAAAACTCATATGCAGTGATTGCTACAGATTATCGTATGCCCGAGGTTGATGGATTGACATTAATCGAAGAGCTAAAACAACATCAGCCCAATGCGAGCTATATGCTGGTTTCAGGTGAATGTGATTTAACTTTGGCGATGCAGGCTGTAAATGAACACGGGGTTAGCTATATTGTTACTAAACCGTGGGATGCCGATGAGTTAAAGGTGTTATTAAATAAAGCAATAACCACACATCAAGAAAAAGTTTTACAATCCAGAGTGCAACAGAGTGTAGTTGGTCAAAGTCGTTCGTTTGAAGAACAAAAGCGAAGATTGCAAGAGGCTTTATTACGAAGTGAAACATTTCTTGCTGAAATATTACTAAATGCTCTTGATTTGCGACATCATGAAACTCGGGCACATTGTCGACGTGTTGCCACCTATTCACGTATGTTAGCAGAGCAAATGGGTGTTGCTGGTTCAGCTTTGCAATCAATTTATCAAGGTTCGTTATTACATGATATTGGCAAAATTGGTGTGCCTGACAGCATTTTACTTAAACCAGGCCCGCTTGACGCAGAAGAGTGGGCAATTATGCGACAGCATTCGTCTAATGGCGCCAAATTACTTGAAGGATTTGAGTCACTAGCTGGCGCAAGAGAAATTGTTTTGCAGCATCATGAACGATGGGATGGTACAGGATACCCGGGAGGTTTAGCAGGAAAGTCAATTTGTATTGGTGCGCGAATATTTGCCGTTGCCGATGCTCTTGATGCGATGTTGTCGGAGCGTCCGTATCGCGAACCAATGAGTTTTGCTGCTGCTAAAAAACAACTCACGCTAAATAGTAATAGCCAATTTGATGCTGATGCGGTCGCCGCGTTTTTAGCTATTTGCGAACAACAATGGCTTGAGGTACGTAAGCAATTTGTTGATGAACTATACAACTCAAAATCAAGCAGTAGCGAAGCTGCTTAA
- a CDS encoding GDP-mannose 4,6-dehydratase, translated as MSPLICITGGAGFIGSAVAERFIAANWEVAVIDDLSSGKRKNVPQKAKFFQQDVCDAETKNLIVQLQPEVICHQAAQIDVRRSMYDPVHDCKINLCGLLNILEGARLAKTVQHIVFASSGGAIYGDTEQIPTPESHPAYPVSNYGVAKAASELYLGVYYTNYGISYTALRYANVYGPRQDPHGEAGVVAIFSDKLLANQPCIIYGDGRQTRDYVFVKDVAQANFLAVQKQYLGAVNIGTGIETDVNELYANLTEVAGVSLTTKYVDARVGEQRRSCIDTSLAARVLGWSSQVSLKTGLAKTYSWFKQKKTNIN; from the coding sequence ATGTCACCATTGATATGTATTACTGGCGGCGCTGGATTTATTGGTTCTGCAGTAGCTGAAAGATTTATTGCAGCTAATTGGGAGGTTGCGGTTATTGATGATTTATCTTCAGGAAAACGCAAAAATGTACCGCAAAAAGCAAAATTTTTTCAACAAGATGTTTGTGATGCTGAAACTAAAAATTTAATTGTACAGCTACAACCCGAAGTTATTTGTCATCAAGCAGCTCAAATTGATGTACGTCGCTCTATGTATGACCCTGTACATGACTGCAAAATTAATTTATGTGGTCTTTTGAATATACTTGAAGGAGCGCGTTTAGCAAAAACGGTGCAGCATATAGTTTTTGCTTCTAGTGGTGGCGCAATTTATGGTGATACTGAGCAAATACCAACTCCCGAATCGCATCCAGCGTATCCAGTTTCTAATTATGGGGTAGCCAAGGCCGCCAGCGAATTATATCTTGGTGTTTATTATACTAATTACGGCATTTCTTATACGGCTTTACGTTATGCTAATGTATATGGGCCACGCCAAGATCCCCATGGTGAAGCTGGAGTGGTAGCAATTTTTAGTGATAAGTTACTTGCTAATCAACCATGTATTATTTATGGCGATGGTCGTCAAACTCGTGACTATGTTTTTGTAAAGGACGTTGCGCAGGCCAATTTTTTAGCCGTACAAAAGCAATACCTTGGTGCAGTCAATATTGGTACCGGTATTGAAACCGACGTGAATGAACTTTATGCAAACTTAACAGAAGTAGCAGGTGTAAGTTTAACCACAAAGTATGTTGATGCGCGAGTTGGTGAGCAACGTCGCTCATGTATAGATACAAGTTTAGCTGCGCGTGTTTTAGGCTGGAGTTCGCAAGTTAGTTTAAAAACGGGTTTGGCAAAGACATACTCTTGGTTTAAACAAAAAAAAACAAATATTAATTAG